The Deltaproteobacteria bacterium DNA window ATCGGCGGATCGGTAGGCTGCGCTGAGCAGACCGTCCCTGTAGAGATTCGCTTTCAAGCCAACGTCGGTGAGAACCCGCTAAATTGTGAGACCACCTACGATAATCAAGGCAGTGCCAACACTTCCATCACCTTTTCTGACTTTCGATTCTATCTTCACAACATACGACTCGTCACCGCCGAGGGGGAAGAGCTGAGTGTGACGCTTGATGAAGACGGTATTTGGCAGCAATGGCACTTGGCGTTACTCGACTTTGAAGACGGGACAGGTTCATGCCGTAACGGTTCGGAGCAAACACATACGACTCTGAGCGGTCAGGTGCCAGAGAGAGAATTCACCGAACTCAGATTTACCATTGGGGTTCCCTTCGACGACAATCACGTCAACCCAGCAACAGCCACTCCTCCCCTAACCTTCACCAACATGAGCTGGGGTTGGCAAGGCGGCTTCAAATTCTTTCGCGCGGACGTGGCCTCGGAAGATTATAACTTTATCTTCCATCTTGGCAGTACTGGCTGCGAGGGTACCATTGGGGATGTCAGCGGCTGTAGCCGCTCAAACCGAGCCGACGTCGTTATCCCAAACTTCAACCCAGCAACCGACACGATTATTGTTGATGCCGAAATTCTCTTCCGTGAAACCAATGTGAGCCAAAACACTCCCGAAACTTTAAGCGGGTGCATGTCTTCAAAAACCGATGGTGACTGTTCACCTCTCTTTACAAATATGGGTCTTAACCAAGAAACAGGCGAGGTTGAATCGCCGGCCAACTTCTTCCGAGTAAGCCCATGAAAATTCTCATCGCTGCGCTCACCCTGATATGCCTCACAGCCTGTAGTCCTGAACCCGTCGCAGAATGGGAATGGGGATTGCCCGACCATTTCCCTGTTCCAAATGTGCCCGAAGACAATCCTCTAACTCAAGCCAAAGTTGATTTAGGACGCTTTCTTTTTTACGACACACGACTTTCCGTCAATAATGAAATGTCCTGCGCGAGTTGCCACAAACAAGAACTGGCATTTACCGATGGGAAAGCACTCTCCGATGGAACCACCGGAGAAGTGACCCCACGTGGCTCAATGAGCCTTACCAACATTGTTTACGCTTCAAGGCTCACTTGGGCCAACCACCTCCTAGACCGCCTGGAAGACCAATCACTTACGCCGCTGTTTGGAGAGGAACCTGTTGAGATGGGCATGGCTGGCCTCGAAGATCGGCTAACGACCTTGTTCTCGACCGATCCCATGTACAGCCAGATGTTTCAGGACGCATTTCCTAATGACGACCAACCATTCTCAATTGGCAACCTCACCAAAGCCCTCGCAAGCTTTGAACGCATCTTACTCTCATTCGATACGCCGTTTGACGGCTACATGGCGGGGAATACAGACGCCCTTTCAGACTCTGAGAAAAGAGGGCTCGGGCTCTTCCTCTCGGAAAGGCTCGAGTGTTTTCATTGCCATGGCGGATTCAACTTCTCTGACAGCTTATCCCACCAAGGCACGCCATTTGACGAGGTCGCCTTTCATAATACGGGTCTCTACAACATTGATGGAGAAGGCGCTTACCCGCATCCCAACCAGGGCCTTTTCAGCCTTACGGAAGACCCACTCGACATGGGTCGGTTCAAGGCTCCAAGCCTACGAAATATTGGAGTGACCGCGCCCTACATGCACGATGGAAGCATCGAAACATTGCGAGAAGTTGTGGAGCATTATGCAGCGGGTGGACGAACGATAACTGAAGGCGAACACGCCGGAGTCGGCTCAGACAACCCATACAAAAGCGAGTTTGTACCAGGCTTCATTATCAGCGATGAGGAAATGGTAGATCTTCTATCCTTCCTTGAAACGCTCACCGACGAAGCGTTTCTCACGAACCCAGCCTTCTCCGACCCATTTCAAGCCCAATAACAACTGGTTAACCGACCAATCCAGCATATTGCCTACACCGGCCTACAGTCTCGTACTGCAACATCTCCTCTGATCCCTTCAGCGTTCCCAACCCCTGTTTTTAGTAGCACTTTCACGCACAGACGTTGGTATACTCGACTGATAACAACATGAAGAGATAAGAATATGGTACGCCGCATAAACAGCTTAAAATTCCTTCCTCTTGCCCTCCTTGCTCTCTGGGGCTGCAGTGACATCGAGGATTACAACCGCGATGCCAGCGCCACACTCGTTGATGAGCAAGGCACACCCTACCTGGCCCACGAAGTCATTTTCATGCCGTCAATCGAAGCCACGGAAGAGGCTCGGCAAGAAGTCTATAACAGCATAGGTGCCACTGTTATTTCTGAGAACAGCCCTCTCAGCACAGAGCTAGGCTACATACACCTCGAGTTACCGGGTAACATCACCGCCAACGAAGCGATGAGCATCCTTTTGCAAAGTGAGATTGCAGAATCCGTCGACAAAAATTACCTAATGCCCATGACCCGAGAGCCCAATGATTCGCGCTGGGATTATTTATGGGGCATGCATTCACTTCACGGCCCCGAAGCCTGGAATCTAACCACCGGCTCAAGAGACGTGGTCGTTGCGGTCATGGACACCGGCGTGGATTACAATCACTCTGATCTCGCCGACAACATGTGGAGCAACACCGGCGAAATCCCAGACAACGGGGTCGACGATGACGCGAATGGATTTATAGACGACGTCCTGGGTTGGCACTTCGATGCCGTAACGGGAACCGCTGGCAATGATCCCATGGATATTCACGGCCACGGCTCACACGTATCGGGAACCATCGGGGCGGTTGGAAACAACAACAATGGAGTTGTAGGCGTCAATTGGCAGGTGCAAATTATGGCACTCAATGTATTCCACAATACGTCATCCGGACCCCGAGCATCCTTCGTCGATATGGTGAATGCCATTAAGTATGCCGCGAATAATGGCGCGCAAGTACTCAATGCGAGCCTTGGAGCATACTACAATTCTCCCGGTGCCCTCGTGGCTGCCATACAAAGCCTAGAAGACAATGGCGGCATGTTTATCGCTGCCTCAGGCAACGATGGCGTTAATACCGACATCTACAACCACAATCCGAGTAACGTCGATCTTGAGAGCGTCATCAGTGTTGCTGCATTGGCCTACAACGGCGACTCCGGCCAACACGAACTTTGTGACGGGAGGCACGGCTGGAGCGGCGGCTCAAACTATGGAGCAAATTCGGTCGACCTGGGTGCCCCAGGACACAACATATTGAGCACCATGCCAAGTGGTGCCTACGCATATATGTCGGGCACATCGATGGCTTCGCCCCACGTGGCAGGAGCCACGGCTCTTTTCCTTTCCATGTATCCAGACGTGACCGTATCTGAGCTTCGACAAGCCTTACTCGATTCCGCCGATGCTACTGGTGAGCTTGCAGGCAAGACAGTCACTGGCTCTAGACTCAATGTCTTCAGAATGATCAACGACCATATCCCGCCGCCCACCACGCCCGAAGATTTTGAAGGCACTGCCGGTCCGAGCCGAAACATAACGTTGAGCTGGACTCAACCGGAGTCAGAAACCGAAGCTGCTCAATACCTCATTCAATGGGGAACCCAGTCAGGCAGTTACACCAA harbors:
- a CDS encoding di-heme enzyme, whose product is MKILIAALTLICLTACSPEPVAEWEWGLPDHFPVPNVPEDNPLTQAKVDLGRFLFYDTRLSVNNEMSCASCHKQELAFTDGKALSDGTTGEVTPRGSMSLTNIVYASRLTWANHLLDRLEDQSLTPLFGEEPVEMGMAGLEDRLTTLFSTDPMYSQMFQDAFPNDDQPFSIGNLTKALASFERILLSFDTPFDGYMAGNTDALSDSEKRGLGLFLSERLECFHCHGGFNFSDSLSHQGTPFDEVAFHNTGLYNIDGEGAYPHPNQGLFSLTEDPLDMGRFKAPSLRNIGVTAPYMHDGSIETLREVVEHYAAGGRTITEGEHAGVGSDNPYKSEFVPGFIISDEEMVDLLSFLETLTDEAFLTNPAFSDPFQAQ
- a CDS encoding S8 family serine peptidase; translation: MVRRINSLKFLPLALLALWGCSDIEDYNRDASATLVDEQGTPYLAHEVIFMPSIEATEEARQEVYNSIGATVISENSPLSTELGYIHLELPGNITANEAMSILLQSEIAESVDKNYLMPMTREPNDSRWDYLWGMHSLHGPEAWNLTTGSRDVVVAVMDTGVDYNHSDLADNMWSNTGEIPDNGVDDDANGFIDDVLGWHFDAVTGTAGNDPMDIHGHGSHVSGTIGAVGNNNNGVVGVNWQVQIMALNVFHNTSSGPRASFVDMVNAIKYAANNGAQVLNASLGAYYNSPGALVAAIQSLEDNGGMFIAASGNDGVNTDIYNHNPSNVDLESVISVAALAYNGDSGQHELCDGRHGWSGGSNYGANSVDLGAPGHNILSTMPSGAYAYMSGTSMASPHVAGATALFLSMYPDVTVSELRQALLDSADATGELAGKTVTGSRLNVFRMINDHIPPPTTPEDFEGTAGPSRNITLSWTQPESETEAAQYLIQWGTQSGSYTNSTTVEATELTAEITGLLHGAAYYVVVQAVGDRGQKSELSNELNVTATDATAPASVIDLVASSFEGALQEATVLDSSGSVSDYWGADNAADGDLSSAWFVPPSQSNDEKYIVLQLSETSQLEQLELLPSEIYPDFFPVDFDVEISQDGISFSAVGFGRSVTALPNQWHLISFEPRPA
- a CDS encoding metallo-mystery pair system four-Cys motif protein, whose product is MNPSPILKKLFLILLIGGSVGCAEQTVPVEIRFQANVGENPLNCETTYDNQGSANTSITFSDFRFYLHNIRLVTAEGEELSVTLDEDGIWQQWHLALLDFEDGTGSCRNGSEQTHTTLSGQVPEREFTELRFTIGVPFDDNHVNPATATPPLTFTNMSWGWQGGFKFFRADVASEDYNFIFHLGSTGCEGTIGDVSGCSRSNRADVVIPNFNPATDTIIVDAEILFRETNVSQNTPETLSGCMSSKTDGDCSPLFTNMGLNQETGEVESPANFFRVSP